TTGGTGAGGGTAAAGATTGGAAAAAAAGTTATGTTTCTATATCTGAATTAAAAAAACACTGTAGTTCTTTTGGAGAACTTTTAGAAACTAGTTCTACAAATGGTAATGGACCTGCAAAATACTATCGTTTTGAGAACAGTAATGGAAAAATAGGGTTTATTTCCCCTGTGAGCAAGCATTTTTGTGACTCATGTAACAGACTGAGGCTTACATCTGATGGCAAAATTAAAAATTGCCTTTTTTCTGAAGGGGAATTAGACTTAAGAAAAGCTGTTAAATCTAAAGAAGAGATAAAGAATGTTTTTATGAAAGCTGTTCAGGATAAGCCATTAAAACATCAAATAAATGTAAGTTCAGATTCAAATGATAAAATAAGGAAACAAAAAAGAAATATGATGCAGATAGGTGGATAAGGAGGGTTTAATTTGACTAAAGAAGGAATTGTGGAAGCAGTATGTATTAGTGATAAAAAAGGAGTTAGAAAAGACAAAACTGAAAAAGGTGAGCTGCTTGAGAACTTTGGGTTAAAAGACGATGCTCACGGTGGAGATTGGCACAGGCAGGTTAGTTTATTAGCCATTGAAAGTATTAAAAAAATGCAGGACTTAGGTCTTGAAGTTGACTGTGGTGATTTTGGAGAAAATATAGTTACTAAAGGTGTTTCTTTGACTGAAATCCCTTTGGAAAGTAAAATTTTTGTTGGTGATGAAATTGTTTTGAAAGTGACTCAAATAGGGAAAGAGTGTCATGATAGGTGTGCTATTTACTATCAGGCAGGAGATTGTATAATGCCAAGAGAGGGGATCTTTGCGGAAGTCATAGAGGGCGGTACAGTTAAAAAAGGAGACCCTCTAAAAGTGGAAAGAAATGAACAATCGGGGGAGTGAAATAAATTATGAAAAAGGTACCTGTAAAAGAAGCTATAGGTAATGTATTAGCCCATGACTTAACAAAAATTGAGCCTGGGAAATTTAAAGGTGCCAGATTTAAAAAGGGTCATAAGATCACGTCTGAAGACGTAGATGAGTTACTGAAAATGGGTAA
The Natranaerofaba carboxydovora genome window above contains:
- a CDS encoding MOSC domain-containing protein, translating into MTKEGIVEAVCISDKKGVRKDKTEKGELLENFGLKDDAHGGDWHRQVSLLAIESIKKMQDLGLEVDCGDFGENIVTKGVSLTEIPLESKIFVGDEIVLKVTQIGKECHDRCAIYYQAGDCIMPREGIFAEVIEGGTVKKGDPLKVERNEQSGE